From Acidimicrobiales bacterium, one genomic window encodes:
- a CDS encoding AI-2E family transporter, with amino-acid sequence MGDRIRQAGAVAWAVVGVVALLTVIGLVGWWLRVIFPPLVLAGAIVFLLNPIVTLLQRRGIPRVGGAAIAYLGIAGVLVGAGFLVSPLVADQADQLSEEWPQIRAKLERWVDDRAEQSEDWAVQLPTWDELQDQLDSTDQNLSDQLDRAREIGSRVFHVLLIAVLGPIIAFYLLVDLPHLRDIAESLVPERARPEVHVVAHRLNRAIGGFFRGQLMVALIVGAMVSTGLAVLDLPLWLIIGMVAGLFNIVPLIGPWIGAIPGVVVALTTRDVGTAVWVVAIMGVAQQVDNHFITPQVMQRAVKLHPVAVMLALLAGGTIAGIGGLLLAVPVAAVVKIVVGHLWRTYVLGEPVEALAGQWRAADEGDGGGVVTPVGTAPSTRGGVDPDEGEDDDDGGDGRAGGGRAPPADVPSGATAAGVAARPAADA; translated from the coding sequence ATGGGTGATCGGATCCGCCAGGCCGGGGCCGTGGCCTGGGCCGTCGTCGGGGTGGTCGCCCTGCTCACGGTCATCGGGCTGGTCGGCTGGTGGCTCCGGGTCATCTTCCCGCCGCTCGTCCTGGCCGGCGCCATCGTCTTCCTCCTCAACCCGATCGTCACCCTGCTCCAGCGCCGCGGCATCCCGAGGGTGGGCGGCGCGGCGATCGCCTACCTCGGCATCGCCGGGGTCCTCGTCGGCGCCGGGTTCCTGGTGTCGCCGCTGGTCGCCGACCAGGCGGACCAGCTGTCCGAGGAGTGGCCCCAGATCCGGGCCAAGCTCGAGCGCTGGGTGGACGACCGGGCCGAGCAGTCGGAGGACTGGGCCGTCCAGCTGCCGACGTGGGACGAGCTCCAGGACCAGCTGGACAGCACGGACCAGAACCTGAGCGACCAGCTCGACCGGGCGAGGGAGATCGGGTCGCGGGTGTTCCACGTCCTGCTGATCGCCGTCCTCGGCCCGATCATCGCCTTCTACCTGCTGGTCGACCTGCCCCACCTGCGCGACATCGCGGAGTCGCTGGTCCCCGAACGGGCCCGACCAGAAGTCCACGTGGTCGCCCACCGCCTGAACCGCGCCATCGGCGGGTTCTTCCGCGGGCAGTTGATGGTCGCCCTCATCGTCGGGGCGATGGTGTCCACCGGGCTCGCCGTGCTCGACCTGCCGCTGTGGCTGATCATCGGGATGGTGGCGGGGCTGTTCAACATCGTCCCGCTGATCGGCCCGTGGATCGGCGCCATCCCCGGCGTCGTCGTCGCCCTGACGACGAGGGACGTCGGCACCGCGGTCTGGGTCGTGGCGATCATGGGCGTCGCCCAGCAGGTGGACAACCACTTCATCACCCCCCAGGTGATGCAGCGGGCGGTGAAGCTGCACCCGGTGGCGGTGATGCTGGCCCTGCTCGCCGGCGGCACGATCGCCGGCATCGGCGGGCTGCTGCTGGCCGTGCCGGTCGCCGCCGTCGTCAAGATCGTCGTCGGCCACCTGTGGCGCACCTACGTGCTCGGCGAGCCGGTCGAGGCGCTTGCCGGCCAGTGGCGGGCGGCCGACGAGGGCGACGGCGGGGGCGTGGTCACCCCCGTGGGCACGGCGCCGTCCACGCGGGGCGGGGTGGACCCCGACGAGGGCGAGGACGACGACGACGGCGGGGACGGGCGCGCGGGCGGGGGCCGGGCGCCGCCGGCGGACGTGCCGTCCGGGGCGACGGCCGCGGGCGTCGCGGCGCGGCCGGCGGCCGACGCTTAG
- a CDS encoding NAD-binding protein, with translation MARVVVVGAGVGGLGAALALGRAGHEVTVLERDATPLPGSADEAFAWDRRGAPQVRHSHAFLARLRNLLRDRFPDVLAALLDAGASELRFAELLPPAMEDRSPRPGDDDLVALACRRTTFEWVLRRSVLAAPAVRLLDGVAVDGLVAGGGDGLPLVAGVTATAGGAPATFPADLVVVATGRRSGLPAWLDAAGLGPLEEDEEDTGIVYFSRFYRLAPGAEPPAGDALVAVDLGYLKFAVFAGDNRTFSVTLATASDDAALRGLLLDPAAFDATVLALPPARAWLEPGRAEATTPVQAMARLVNRRRRFLRADGRPVAAGVAAVGDAHTCTNPLYGRGCSRAMVQAVLLADTVAATAGDPVATALAYEEASEREVGPWYRAAVAQDRANRLAGAGASGGADADGDGLSFRSLVRDGLLPAARTDPDVFRAFVRAFNLLSLPDDLMADPVLAGRILGAWQERHARPPEPPLGPDRETLLATLAGRAA, from the coding sequence GTGGCTCGGGTGGTGGTCGTCGGTGCCGGCGTCGGGGGGCTCGGAGCCGCCCTCGCCCTCGGCCGCGCCGGCCACGAGGTGACCGTCCTCGAGCGCGACGCCACCCCCCTGCCGGGCAGCGCCGACGAGGCGTTCGCCTGGGACCGCAGGGGCGCGCCGCAGGTCCGCCACTCCCACGCCTTCCTCGCCCGGCTGCGCAACCTGCTGCGGGACCGGTTCCCCGACGTGCTCGCCGCCCTCCTCGACGCCGGCGCCAGCGAGCTGCGCTTCGCCGAGCTCCTGCCGCCGGCGATGGAGGACCGCTCGCCTCGCCCGGGCGACGATGACCTCGTGGCGCTGGCCTGCCGGCGGACGACGTTCGAGTGGGTGCTGCGCCGGTCGGTGCTCGCCGCGCCGGCCGTGCGGCTGCTCGACGGGGTCGCCGTCGACGGCCTGGTCGCCGGGGGCGGCGACGGCCTCCCGCTGGTGGCCGGCGTGACCGCCACGGCGGGCGGCGCCCCGGCGACGTTCCCGGCCGACCTCGTCGTCGTGGCCACCGGGCGCCGGTCGGGCCTGCCCGCCTGGCTCGACGCCGCCGGCCTCGGCCCCCTCGAGGAGGACGAGGAGGACACCGGGATCGTCTACTTCTCCCGCTTCTACCGGCTGGCCCCCGGCGCCGAGCCGCCGGCCGGGGACGCGCTGGTGGCCGTCGACCTCGGCTACCTGAAGTTCGCCGTGTTCGCCGGCGACAACCGCACGTTCTCGGTGACGCTCGCGACCGCTTCCGACGACGCCGCCCTCCGCGGCCTGCTCCTCGACCCGGCCGCCTTCGACGCCACCGTGCTCGCCCTGCCGCCGGCGCGCGCCTGGCTGGAGCCCGGCCGGGCGGAGGCGACCACGCCGGTGCAGGCCATGGCCCGGCTCGTCAACCGGCGCCGCCGCTTCCTGCGCGCCGACGGCCGGCCGGTGGCCGCCGGCGTGGCCGCCGTGGGCGACGCCCACACCTGCACCAACCCGCTCTACGGCCGGGGCTGCTCGCGCGCCATGGTGCAGGCCGTGCTCCTCGCCGACACGGTGGCGGCGACGGCCGGCGACCCGGTGGCCACCGCCCTCGCCTACGAGGAGGCCAGCGAGCGGGAGGTCGGCCCCTGGTACCGGGCGGCCGTCGCCCAGGACCGGGCCAACCGCCTCGCCGGCGCCGGTGCCTCGGGCGGCGCGGACGCCGACGGCGACGGGCTGTCGTTCCGGTCGCTCGTCCGCGACGGCCTGCTGCCCGCCGCCCGCACCGACCCCGACGTGTTCCGGGCCTTCGTCCGGGCCTTCAACCTGCTGTCGCTGCCCGACGACCTGATGGCCGACCCCGTCCTGGCCGGCCGCATCCTCGGGGCGTGGCAGGAGCGGCACGCCCGGCCGCCCGAGCCGCCGCTCGGCCCCGACCGGGAGACCCTGCTCGCCACCCTGGCCGGGCGGGCGGCCTGA
- a CDS encoding glycerate kinase: MRVVAAPDKFRGTATAAEVAGAVARAAAAAGWTCTAVPMADGGEGTLDVLGGPNRTTTVTGPLGDPVDAGWRLDRRQAVVEMARASGLALVGGPEGNDPVAASTWGTGELIAAAVEAGATRVVVAVGGSATTDGGLGALRALYPLQRLRGVDLVVACDVRTRFLDAAEVFAPQKGATPAQVNLLGRRLERLAQVYREEHGVDVTGLDGGGAAGGLAGGLAAVGATLVAGFDLVADELGLDEVVEGADLVVTGEGFVDEQSFDGKVVGGVVALAEDLGVPALVVAGEVYDGVDERVDAVSLVARFGEEPAWEDPLGCVRTVVAERLAGGGR, translated from the coding sequence GTGCGGGTCGTCGCCGCCCCCGACAAGTTCCGCGGCACCGCGACGGCCGCCGAGGTCGCCGGGGCGGTGGCGCGGGCGGCGGCCGCCGCCGGGTGGACGTGCACGGCCGTGCCGATGGCCGACGGCGGCGAGGGCACGCTCGACGTGCTCGGCGGCCCGAACCGGACGACGACGGTCACCGGCCCGCTCGGCGACCCGGTCGACGCCGGCTGGCGCCTCGACCGCCGGCAGGCCGTGGTCGAGATGGCCAGGGCGTCGGGCCTCGCGCTGGTCGGCGGGCCCGAGGGCAACGACCCGGTGGCGGCGTCGACGTGGGGCACCGGCGAGCTGATCGCCGCCGCCGTGGAGGCGGGGGCCACCCGCGTGGTCGTGGCCGTCGGCGGGTCGGCCACGACCGACGGCGGCCTCGGCGCCCTCCGGGCCCTCTACCCCCTCCAGCGGCTGCGGGGGGTCGACCTCGTCGTCGCCTGCGACGTGCGCACCCGCTTCCTCGACGCCGCCGAGGTGTTCGCCCCGCAGAAGGGCGCCACGCCGGCCCAGGTCAACCTCCTCGGCCGGCGCCTCGAGCGCCTCGCCCAGGTGTACCGGGAGGAGCACGGCGTCGACGTCACCGGGCTCGACGGGGGCGGCGCGGCGGGCGGCCTGGCCGGGGGGCTGGCGGCCGTCGGCGCCACGCTCGTGGCCGGCTTCGACCTCGTGGCCGACGAGCTCGGCCTCGACGAGGTCGTGGAGGGCGCGGACCTCGTCGTCACCGGCGAGGGCTTCGTCGACGAGCAGTCCTTCGACGGCAAGGTGGTCGGCGGGGTGGTCGCGCTGGCCGAGGACCTCGGCGTGCCGGCGCTCGTGGTGGCCGGCGAGGTGTACGACGGCGTGGACGAGCGGGTGGACGCCGTCTCCCTCGTCGCCCGCTTCGGCGAGGAGCCGGCCTGGGAGGACCCGCTCGGCTGCGTGCGGACGGTGGTCGCCGAGCGGCTGGCCGGCGGCGGGCGCTAG
- a CDS encoding glucosyl-3-phosphoglycerate synthase: MTTGITRTFRADEFDAATLARAKRGQRVSVCIPARDEAATVGPIVAAVVAGLVESCGLVDEVLVVDDHSVDTTAAVAAAAGATVVAAPDVLPGHADGPGKGEALWKSLFVSTGDLVVWCDADVTNFDPAFVVGLLGPLLTRPDVALVKAFYERPFEGRPGGGGRVTELVARPVLSLLFPHLAGILQPLGGEYAGRREVLEQVPFERGYGVEIGLLVDVAARFGVEAVAQVDLGVREHRNRPLDQLAVAAVAVLRAALERAPVPVPDVVTLARPTGPPVEVVGGSLPALADLPDYRRSA; encoded by the coding sequence GTGACGACGGGCATCACCCGGACGTTCAGGGCGGACGAGTTCGACGCGGCCACCCTGGCCCGGGCCAAGCGCGGCCAGCGGGTGTCGGTCTGCATCCCGGCGAGGGACGAGGCCGCGACCGTCGGCCCGATCGTCGCCGCCGTCGTCGCCGGCCTCGTCGAGTCCTGCGGCCTCGTGGACGAGGTGCTGGTCGTCGACGACCACTCGGTCGACACCACCGCCGCCGTCGCCGCCGCGGCCGGCGCCACCGTCGTCGCCGCCCCCGACGTGCTGCCCGGCCACGCCGACGGGCCGGGCAAGGGCGAGGCGCTCTGGAAGTCGCTGTTCGTGTCGACCGGCGACCTCGTCGTCTGGTGCGACGCCGACGTGACGAACTTCGACCCGGCGTTCGTGGTCGGCCTGCTCGGGCCCCTGCTGACCCGGCCCGACGTCGCCCTCGTCAAGGCGTTCTACGAGCGGCCGTTCGAGGGGCGGCCGGGCGGCGGCGGCCGGGTGACCGAGCTCGTGGCCCGGCCCGTGCTCAGCCTGCTCTTCCCGCACCTCGCCGGCATCCTCCAGCCGCTCGGCGGCGAGTACGCGGGACGGCGGGAGGTGCTCGAGCAGGTGCCGTTCGAGCGGGGCTACGGCGTCGAGATCGGCCTGCTGGTCGACGTGGCCGCCCGGTTCGGCGTGGAGGCCGTCGCCCAGGTCGACCTCGGCGTCCGCGAGCACCGCAACCGCCCGCTCGACCAGCTGGCCGTCGCCGCCGTGGCCGTGCTGCGGGCCGCCCTCGAGCGGGCCCCCGTGCCCGTCCCCGACGTCGTCACCCTGGCCCGCCCGACCGGCCCGCCGGTCGAGGTGGTCGGCGGCTCCCTCCCGGCGCTCGCCGACCTCCCCGACTACCGCCGCTCCGCCTGA
- the nagA gene encoding N-acetylglucosamine-6-phosphate deacetylase codes for MSDLAVLGGPVDVVVRGGRVVPGPAGGLPTLDATGLVVAPGFVDLQCNGAGGIDLTAEPERLWEVGALLPRWGVTAWLPTIVTSPAAARERALAALRAGPPPGWVGATPLGLHVEGPFLAPDHRGAHPRALLAPPSREVAAGWSRSAGVRVVTLAPELPGALDLVHDLTGRGVVVSAGHTGASLEEATAAVDAGARWVTHLFNGMAPLHHRRPGIVGAALTDRRLRVGLIADGLHVHPATVAAVWPALRGRLTLVTDAVAALGAPPGPVPLGDRTVTAGPDGVRLPDGTLAGSDLSMDRAVRNLAAFTGCPLEEAVAAATAVPCALLGEADRGTLAPGAAGDLVLLTPEGEVAATIVAGTVAWPT; via the coding sequence GTGAGCGACCTCGCCGTGCTCGGCGGGCCGGTCGACGTGGTCGTCCGCGGCGGCCGCGTCGTGCCCGGCCCGGCCGGCGGCCTGCCGACCCTCGACGCCACCGGGCTCGTCGTCGCGCCCGGCTTCGTGGACCTCCAGTGCAACGGCGCGGGCGGCATCGACCTGACGGCCGAGCCCGAGCGCCTCTGGGAGGTCGGCGCCCTGCTCCCCCGCTGGGGGGTGACGGCCTGGCTGCCGACGATCGTCACCTCGCCGGCGGCGGCCCGGGAGCGGGCGCTCGCCGCCCTACGGGCCGGTCCGCCGCCCGGCTGGGTCGGCGCCACCCCGCTCGGGCTGCACGTGGAGGGCCCGTTCCTCGCCCCCGACCACCGGGGGGCGCACCCGCGGGCGCTGCTGGCCCCGCCGTCCCGGGAGGTGGCCGCCGGCTGGTCGCGGTCGGCCGGCGTCCGGGTCGTCACCCTGGCCCCCGAGCTCCCCGGCGCCCTCGACCTCGTCCACGACCTCACCGGCCGGGGGGTGGTCGTTTCCGCCGGCCACACCGGCGCGTCGCTGGAGGAGGCGACGGCCGCCGTCGACGCCGGCGCCCGCTGGGTGACCCACCTGTTCAACGGCATGGCGCCGCTCCACCACCGCCGGCCCGGCATCGTCGGCGCCGCGCTGACCGACCGCCGCCTGCGGGTCGGGCTCATCGCCGACGGCCTCCACGTCCACCCGGCCACCGTCGCCGCCGTGTGGCCGGCCCTCCGGGGCCGGCTGACCCTCGTCACCGACGCCGTGGCCGCCCTCGGGGCCCCGCCCGGCCCGGTCCCGCTCGGCGACCGGACGGTGACCGCAGGGCCCGACGGCGTCCGCCTGCCCGACGGCACCCTGGCCGGGAGCGACCTGTCGATGGACCGGGCCGTGCGCAACCTGGCCGCGTTCACCGGCTGCCCCCTGGAGGAGGCGGTCGCCGCGGCCACGGCCGTGCCGTGCGCGCTGCTCGGCGAGGCCGACCGGGGCACCCTGGCCCCGGGCGCCGCCGGCGACCTCGTCCTGCTCACCCCCGAGGGCGAGGTGGCGGCGACGATCGTCGCCGGGACGGTGGCCTGGCCGACCTGA
- the groL gene encoding chaperonin GroEL (60 kDa chaperone family; promotes refolding of misfolded polypeptides especially under stressful conditions; forms two stacked rings of heptamers to form a barrel-shaped 14mer; ends can be capped by GroES; misfolded proteins enter the barrel where they are refolded when GroES binds), whose amino-acid sequence MPKTIAFEEHARRALERGMNQLADAVRVTLGPKGRNVVLEKKWGAPTITKDGVSVAKEIELEDPYEKIGAELVKEVAKKTDDVAGDGTTTATVLAWAMVREGLRNVAAGANPMGLKRGIEEAVETAVSSLRSLSKEIEAREQIAQVAAISANNDQEIGQMIAEAIDKVGKDGVITVEESNTFGMEMDLVEGMRFDKGFISPYFVTDPDRMEAVLEDPYVLLVSSKISSVRDLLPVLEKVMQSGKPLAIIAEDVEGEALATLVVNKIRGTFRSVAVKAPGFGERRKAMLQDMAILTGGQVISEEVGLKLENTTLDLLGTARKVVVTKDETTVVEGGGSEADIKGRIQQIKNEIENTDSDYDREKLQERLAKLSGGVAVLKVGAATEVELKEKKHRIEDAVSTTKAAIEEGVVPGGGVALLRSQAAILDLAQKLEGDESTGARIVARAVEEPLKQIALNAGMEGGVVVERVRNLEGANGLNAATGEYEDLLKAGVPDATKVTRSALQNAASIAALFLTTEAVIAEKPEEKAPAMPGGGMEDF is encoded by the coding sequence ATGCCGAAGACGATCGCCTTCGAGGAGCACGCCCGGCGTGCGCTCGAGCGGGGGATGAACCAGCTGGCCGACGCCGTGCGGGTCACCCTCGGCCCCAAGGGCCGGAACGTCGTGCTGGAGAAGAAGTGGGGCGCCCCGACCATCACCAAGGACGGTGTGTCGGTCGCCAAGGAGATCGAGCTCGAGGACCCCTACGAGAAGATCGGGGCCGAGCTGGTCAAGGAGGTCGCCAAGAAGACCGACGACGTCGCCGGTGACGGGACCACCACCGCCACCGTGCTGGCGTGGGCCATGGTGCGCGAGGGCCTGCGCAACGTCGCCGCCGGCGCCAACCCGATGGGCCTCAAGCGGGGCATCGAGGAGGCCGTCGAGACCGCCGTGTCGAGCCTCAGGAGCCTGTCCAAGGAGATCGAGGCGCGCGAGCAGATCGCCCAGGTCGCGGCCATCTCGGCCAACAACGACCAGGAGATCGGCCAGATGATCGCCGAGGCCATCGACAAGGTGGGCAAGGACGGCGTCATCACCGTCGAGGAGTCCAACACCTTCGGCATGGAGATGGACCTGGTCGAGGGCATGCGCTTCGACAAGGGCTTCATCTCGCCGTACTTCGTCACCGACCCGGACCGCATGGAGGCCGTGCTCGAGGACCCCTACGTCCTCCTCGTGAGCTCGAAGATCTCCTCGGTGCGCGACCTGCTGCCGGTGCTCGAGAAGGTCATGCAGTCGGGCAAGCCGCTGGCCATCATCGCCGAGGACGTCGAGGGCGAGGCCCTCGCCACCCTGGTCGTGAACAAGATCAGGGGCACGTTCCGGTCGGTCGCCGTCAAGGCCCCCGGCTTCGGCGAGCGCCGCAAGGCGATGCTCCAGGACATGGCCATCCTGACCGGCGGCCAGGTCATCTCCGAGGAGGTCGGCCTCAAGCTCGAGAACACGACCCTCGACCTGCTCGGCACGGCCCGCAAGGTCGTCGTGACCAAGGACGAGACCACCGTCGTCGAGGGTGGCGGCTCCGAGGCCGACATCAAGGGCCGGATCCAGCAGATCAAGAACGAGATCGAGAACACCGACTCGGACTACGACCGGGAGAAGCTCCAGGAGCGCCTGGCCAAGCTGTCGGGCGGGGTCGCCGTCCTGAAGGTCGGCGCCGCCACCGAGGTGGAGCTCAAGGAGAAGAAGCACCGCATCGAGGACGCGGTCAGCACCACCAAGGCCGCCATCGAGGAGGGCGTCGTGCCCGGCGGTGGCGTGGCCCTGCTGCGCTCGCAGGCCGCCATCCTCGACCTCGCCCAGAAGCTCGAGGGTGACGAGTCGACCGGGGCCCGCATCGTGGCCCGGGCCGTCGAGGAGCCGCTCAAGCAGATCGCCCTGAACGCCGGCATGGAGGGCGGCGTCGTGGTCGAGCGGGTCCGCAACCTCGAGGGCGCCAACGGCCTCAACGCCGCCACCGGCGAGTACGAGGACCTGCTGAAGGCCGGCGTGCCGGACGCCACCAAGGTGACCCGGTCGGCGCTGCAGAACGCCGCCTCGATCGCCGCCCTGTTCCTCACCACCGAGGCGGTCATCGCCGAGAAGCCGGAGGAGAAGGCCCCGGCGATGCCCGGCGGGGGCATGGAGGACTTCTAG
- a CDS encoding amidase family protein codes for MADDLASLDATAQAELVRSGEATPAELVDAAIERIEKLNPELNAVIHERFERARAEAAGDLPDGPFRGVPFLVKDLVCHQAGEPWHEGMRYLKELGWTAQADTWLAERFRAAGLVTVGRTNTPELGILPTTEPLAYGPTRNPWDTGRSPGGSSGGSAAAVAAGLVPVAHANDGGGSIRIPASECGLVGLKPSRGRTTLGPDQGDAIGGLAVEHVVTRSVRDTAAVLDAVAGPGPGDPYWAAPPARPFLDEVGADPGRLRIGLTTAAPGGMVTTHADCVEAAESAARLLGSLGHEVEEAGPEGLDDPDYIPQFLALWSSNVAAGLDAWGAAGGRPIGPDDVEPLTWALAEMGRSFTGPALLTAIGWLQAHSRRMARFWLDHDLWLTPTIAEPPPPLGEFDAPPENPLQGIFRAASVVPFTPPLNVTGQPAISLPLHWNADGLPIGVQLVAAAGREDVLLRVAAQLEEAAPWADRRPPLRA; via the coding sequence GTGGCCGACGACCTCGCCTCCCTCGACGCCACCGCCCAGGCCGAGCTGGTCCGCTCCGGCGAGGCCACCCCGGCGGAGCTGGTGGACGCCGCCATCGAGCGCATCGAGAAGCTGAACCCCGAGCTGAACGCCGTGATCCACGAGCGGTTCGAGCGGGCGCGGGCCGAGGCGGCCGGCGACCTGCCCGACGGGCCGTTCCGGGGCGTGCCCTTCCTGGTGAAGGACCTGGTGTGCCACCAGGCCGGCGAGCCGTGGCACGAGGGCATGCGCTACCTGAAGGAGCTCGGGTGGACGGCCCAGGCCGACACGTGGCTGGCCGAGCGGTTCCGGGCCGCCGGCCTCGTCACCGTCGGCCGCACGAACACCCCGGAGCTCGGGATCCTGCCGACGACCGAGCCGCTCGCCTACGGCCCCACCCGCAACCCGTGGGACACCGGCCGCAGCCCGGGCGGGTCGAGCGGAGGGTCCGCGGCGGCCGTCGCCGCGGGGCTCGTCCCCGTCGCCCACGCCAACGACGGCGGCGGGTCGATCCGCATCCCCGCGAGCGAGTGCGGCCTGGTCGGGCTGAAGCCGAGCCGGGGCCGCACCACGCTCGGGCCCGACCAGGGCGACGCCATCGGCGGGCTGGCCGTCGAGCACGTGGTCACCCGGTCGGTGCGGGACACCGCCGCCGTGCTCGATGCGGTCGCCGGCCCCGGCCCAGGCGACCCGTACTGGGCGGCGCCGCCGGCGCGCCCGTTCCTCGACGAGGTCGGCGCCGACCCCGGCCGTCTCCGCATCGGCCTCACGACGGCCGCGCCTGGCGGCATGGTCACCACGCACGCCGACTGCGTCGAGGCCGCCGAGTCGGCCGCCCGGCTGCTCGGCTCGCTCGGCCACGAGGTCGAGGAGGCGGGGCCCGAGGGCCTCGACGACCCCGACTACATCCCCCAGTTCCTCGCCCTGTGGAGCTCGAACGTCGCCGCCGGGCTCGACGCCTGGGGCGCGGCCGGTGGGCGCCCCATCGGGCCCGACGACGTCGAGCCCCTGACCTGGGCGCTCGCCGAGATGGGCCGGTCCTTCACGGGCCCCGCCCTGCTCACGGCCATCGGGTGGCTCCAGGCCCACTCCCGGCGGATGGCCCGGTTCTGGCTCGACCACGACCTGTGGCTGACGCCGACGATCGCCGAGCCGCCCCCGCCCCTCGGCGAGTTCGACGCCCCGCCCGAGAACCCGCTCCAGGGCATCTTCCGGGCCGCCTCGGTGGTGCCGTTCACGCCGCCGCTCAACGTCACCGGCCAGCCGGCCATCTCCCTGCCCCTGCACTGGAACGCCGACGGGCTGCCGATCGGCGTCCAGCTGGTGGCCGCGGCCGGGCGGGAGGACGTGCTGCTGCGGGTGGCCGCCCAGCTCGAGGAGGCGGCACCGTGGGCGGACCGCCGCCCGCCGCTGCGCGCCTGA
- a CDS encoding sulfite exporter TauE/SafE family protein → MALLLLVALAGFGASLVDGALGMGFGPTSSTILLAAGLAPAAVSTTVNLAKVATGAAGGLAHWRFGNVDRALVVRLAVPGCVGAFVGVTVLANVDGDQLRPYLAVLLLVVGLRILVRFSRETPAAPSGPRRAGAPARSPYRGVGLAALAGGITNGLIGAWGPVVTPALLHREGLEPRVAIGSVNTAEIAVALTASGSLLASLGSSGVDPGKLAAMLLGGVVAAPVAAWAVRHLAPRLLGVGAGGLLVFTNVRELSGLAGLGAVRWLAYAAVAAIWTAAIARPRFTADPVVAALEPPAEPAAA, encoded by the coding sequence ATGGCACTCCTCCTGCTGGTCGCGCTCGCCGGGTTCGGCGCCTCGTTGGTCGACGGCGCCCTCGGCATGGGCTTCGGGCCGACCTCCTCCACGATCCTGCTGGCCGCCGGCCTCGCCCCCGCCGCCGTCTCCACGACGGTGAACCTGGCCAAGGTGGCGACCGGCGCCGCCGGAGGCCTGGCCCACTGGCGGTTCGGCAACGTCGACCGTGCGCTGGTCGTGCGCCTGGCCGTCCCGGGCTGCGTCGGCGCCTTCGTCGGCGTGACCGTGCTGGCCAACGTGGACGGCGACCAGCTGCGGCCCTACCTGGCCGTCCTGCTGCTCGTCGTCGGCCTGCGCATCCTCGTCCGGTTCAGCCGGGAGACGCCGGCCGCGCCGTCGGGGCCCCGGCGGGCGGGCGCGCCGGCCCGCTCCCCCTACCGGGGCGTCGGCCTCGCTGCGCTGGCCGGCGGCATCACCAACGGCCTCATCGGGGCCTGGGGCCCGGTGGTCACGCCTGCGCTGCTCCACCGGGAGGGGTTGGAGCCGCGGGTGGCCATCGGGTCGGTCAACACGGCCGAGATCGCCGTCGCCCTCACCGCGTCCGGGTCGCTGCTGGCCTCGCTCGGCAGTTCCGGCGTCGACCCCGGGAAGCTGGCGGCGATGCTCCTCGGCGGGGTGGTCGCGGCGCCGGTGGCCGCCTGGGCCGTCCGCCACCTCGCTCCGCGCCTCCTCGGCGTCGGCGCCGGCGGGCTGCTGGTGTTCACGAACGTCCGGGAGCTGTCCGGCCTCGCCGGGCTGGGTGCGGTCCGGTGGCTGGCCTACGCCGCCGTCGCCGCCATCTGGACGGCGGCCATCGCCCGCCCCCGGTTCACGGCCGATCCCGTCGTCGCCGCCCTCGAGCCGCCGGCCGAGCCCGCCGCGGCCTGA